In a single window of the Diabrotica undecimpunctata isolate CICGRU chromosome 11, icDiaUnde3, whole genome shotgun sequence genome:
- the LOC140452675 gene encoding uncharacterized protein — protein sequence MICWQSLNYYSFINVLILGVANSTIYRTIKEYKQTGTVRCPKNIGGRPSILATYDEKVKTSIRQIVHSFFFKNEMSTLNKILSEVNNRPDLPNMCRSLLYKFLKQINFKYLKRSRTSILIERDDIVRWRRNYLTSIKRYRSEGRPIYYLDETWVNEGHTKDKVWVDCAIKNPRQAFVEGLSTGLRNPSGKGKRLIVLHVGSELGFVNEGVLLFEGRKTEDYHEEMNASVFENWFNSILQKLPKNAIIVMDNASYHSRKVEKIPTTSSTKTYMQEWLQIKNIPFDMEMVRSELLHLVRVNKDKYNMYVTDEMAKTNGQIVLRLPPYHCELNPIEKIWAQVKNEVALKNTTFKLKEVKKLLLQALENVTTTHWQNCVNHILKVEEKMCKLDGIMDSVIEPLIIPIGNDSNTSSSEDE from the exons ATGATTTGTTGGCAATCCCTAAACTACTATTCATTcat taatgtgctaattttaggtgttgcgaattcaactatttaccgaacaattaaagaatataagcaaactggaacagtaagatgtcctaaaaatattggcggtcGACCTTCTATTCTTGCAACATATgatgaaaaagttaaaacatcTATACGCCAGATAGTACAcagcttctttttcaagaatgaaatgtctacattaaataaaattttaagtgaagtaaacaaccgcccagatcttccaaatatgtgtcgttcattattatataaattcttgaagcaaatcaattttaa GTACTTGAAGAGAAGTCGAACAAGTATTCTAATTGAACGTGATGATATTGTCAGATGGAGGCGTAATTACCTAACTTCTATAAAAAGGTACAGAAGTGAAGGTAGGCCCATTTATTACCTTGACGAAACATGGGTAAATGAAGGTCACACCAAAGATAAAGTGTGGGTGGACTGTGCCATAAAAAACCCTAGACAGGCATTCGTTGAGGGACTGTCTACTGGTTTGAGAAACCCATCGGGGAAAGGAAAACGCCTCATAGTTTTACATGTTGGATCAGAGTTAGGATTTGTTAATGAAGGGGTTTTACTTTTTGAGGGAAGAAAGACAGAGGATTACCATGAAGAAATGAATGCATCTGTTTTTGAAAATTGGTTTAATAGTATCTtgcaaaaattaccaaaaaacgctatcattgtaatggataatgcatcATATCACAGccgaaaagtagaaaaaattccGACAACATCATCAACAAAGACATATATGCAAGAATggttacaaataaaaaacattcctTTTGATATGGAGATGGTTAGGTCAGAACTTTTACATCTTGTACGTGTAAATAAAGATAAGTATAATATGTATGTAACTGATGAGATGGCTAAAACAAATGGTCAAATTGTACTGCGGCTGCCTCCATATCATTGCGAGTTGAATCCCATTGAGAAAATTTGGGCCCAGGTGAAAAATGAAGTGGCACTTAAAAACACGACATTTAAacttaaagaagtaaaaaaacttCTGTTACAAGCTCTCGAGAATGTAACCACAACACATTGGCAAAATTGTGTTAATCACATTCTCAAAGTGGAGGAAAAAATGTGTAAATTAGATGGCATCATGGATAGTGTAATAGAGCCGTTAATAATTCCAATTGGCAATGACAGTAACACAAGTTCTTCAGAAGATGAATAA
- the LOC140452677 gene encoding uncharacterized protein, producing the protein MDLTAIKNKRKGCKIQLSRIESYIKNLDGSEEICILNVKLQNILSTYESYKNLQSDIIALEDFSDVEVNAENLVSDRFEIAIAQLGSNIENLNKKLSNSDIIESSNVVLPKINIKPFTGLAQEWPSFFDLFSAVVLNNSKLKTDGEKFYYLKSLLRGPPLDLISSLSLTNQNLNVALDILKKTYDDSFKLLISLYQTLVEQKSLSKSTANDLKEFYITSRKTFDLINNTGHTPQIKFECLIIFLLEQKLDFNSRKAFESERDTGIIPTAEEFFEFLNKRQSVLENLNLFEPNSSKSYSRQTDSRKNKVSLVSNVNNLQRQSYNFRANCFYCKESNHLIYGCSKFLTLKPLERYQFVKSKKYCINCLSNTHAIPQCKSLKRCSTCGKPHHTYLHFDNQSNSSPSTQTHNHVPNINTTSRFRGNNHGTEPSNVHIVNKSLSPNMNPVSNEFIEYAHPSSQQASLHTVSISDNIVLLPTALVNIRCSNGQQKVARALLDSASQMSLIQSSFAKNLQLSSRTQFVNISGLGSTNCAKSREVLDIQFSSLVNPSISFNVSCSVINKITNNLPQFSISPEVLKLHEHIIPELADPFFFKTGPINLLLGADIYFNLLKSNIINMGPRSPSLVETYLGYIIAGPIPRSRLNFSSNQNNVSYSFITTNDVQFEREDELTRRMESFWALETIPLSKNHCSSEELAEQIFKNTTIILPSGRYQVDMPFLENMPTKLGQSFCMARQRFISLEKKFNCDSVLFQNYKNVIYEYLTLNHAPVIPLSFYNHPTNEFKYFIPHRAVIRKHSSTPVRVVFDFSARTDTGVSLNDLTSKGYQVQDNLFDILCRFRCFKFVICADIQMMYRFIDINPLQRHFQNFLWRENSSDPFTCIQLSSLSFGQNCAPYLATRVLKDIAERYPNFPNARYALLRQTYMDDILSGTNDFSSLETIYSELNTILGKHGFKLHKWQSNSSEFLSTIAQTSSYEIDFNINGSPSNILGLKWNPLSDLLLIRTTNIQEPAVLTKRSILSFISSVFVPLGVINPLIVQGKLIMQKLWQSQISWDTPIFDNTILQSWKKFLSLLSDISNMSIPRYLIENKTICSSSLHGFCDASQLAYGACVYLVVSYNDNTFSSRLIAAKSRVNPLKNKLTIPKLELCSMDLLAILSSRIIQILHDTIKIESINLWSDSLVALTWVKRSELEISPFVKKRVLTVRDDSRNTTWRHIRSPLNPADHLSRGNFSSDVRQFWFHGPPFLSQTNNFDSIDSFELLNEVPECMQVSFPITESPEQFWKSIFLKFSKFSSMQKGIAFSFKVIHKFKKINISGSPLTVEELQNAHDFIIKQVQAYSFSNEIKLLQEGKSISTPKLLPLNIFLDENSILRVGGRLEYTELSFSQKFPILLPENDHVVDLLINREHMRLGHSGAQNVLGNFRLRYWPLNGIRRIKTIIKKCVICHRFNAQFASQIMSPLPLDRVQQARPFSKTGIDFAGPIMIRSSRLRKAPTTKAYIAIFICMVTKAIHIELVSNLSTEAFIASLKRFISRRGNPQIIYSDNGTNFIGARNQLRDLSLFLKSKENNHEIQNFLSSTEITWKLIPPRSPHWGGLWEAAVKSAKFHLTKLLGNTYLTFEELSTLLVQIEAILNSRPLYPLSNDPNDLLPLTPGHFLIGAPLTSYPERDLSRTPTNRLSYWKVCSKLQQEFWRKWSVDYLHRLQHRPKWQLPQQNLAINQLVLIQSEDRPPLNWPLGRILELLTGRDGKVRAARVKTAEGEYVRPIIKLAPLPISD; encoded by the coding sequence ATGGATCTAACcgctataaaaaataaacgtaaAGGTTGTAAAATTCAATTGTCTAGGATcgaatcctatattaaaaatcttgatGGATCGGAGGAAATCtgcatattaaatgtaaaactacaaaatattttaagtacCTACGAAAGTTACAAAAATCTTCAGAGTGATATAATTGCACTTGAAGATTTTAGTGATGTAGAAGTAAATGCAGAAAATTTAGTATCAGATCGTTTCGAGATTGCTATTGCGCAACTTGGATCCAATATtgaaaatcttaataaaaaattatccaATAGTGATATTATTGAATCCTCTAATGTTGTTTTGCCAAAAATCAACATTAAACCTTTTACAGGGTTGGCTCAAGAATGGCCCTCATTTTTCGATCTTTTTTCAGCGGTAGTGCTGAATAACTCTAAATTAAAAACTGACggggaaaaattttattatctaaaaaGCTTACTGCGCGGTCCTCCTTTAGATTTAATTTCCAGTCTGAGCCTAACTAATCAGAATTTAAACGTTGctctagatattttaaaaaagacaTATGACGATAGTTTTaagttattaatttctttgtaCCAAACTTTGGTAGaacaaaaaagtttatcaaaaagcaCAGCAAACGATTTGAAGGAATTCTATATTACCTCTCGTAAaactttcgatttaataaataatacaggtCATACTCctcaaataaaatttgaatgtttaattatatttttgctAGAACAAAAACTTGACTTCAATTCTAGGAAAGCGTTTGAGAGCGAGCGAGATACAGGAATCATTCCTACTGCGGaagaattttttgaatttttgaataaaagACAATCCGTTTTGGAAAATTTAAATCTTTTTGAACCCAATTCTTCCAAATCTTATTCCAGACAGACTGACAGCCGAAAAAATAAGGTTTCATTAGTTTCTAATGTAAATAACCTTCAACGTCAATCTTACAACTTCCGTgctaattgtttttattgtaaagagTCTAATCATCTTATTTATGGATGTTcgaagtttttaactttaaaaccccTAGAAAGATATCAATTTGTCAAATCTAAGAAATATTGCATAAATTGCCTCAGTAACACTCATGCAATACCGCAATGTAAATCCTTAAAAAGATGCTCCACTTGTGGGAAACCTCACCACACTTATTTACATTTTGATAATCAATCAAACTCATCCCCTAGTACTCAGACGCATAATCACGTTCCAAATATAAATACGACCTCTCGTTTTAGAGGAAACAATCATGGAACAGAACCATCTAATgtacatattgtaaataaatCTTTGTCTCCAAATATGAACCCTGTAAGTAATGAATTTATTGAATATGCTCATCCCTCATCTCAACAAGCTTCACTCCATACTGTATCTATTTCTGATAACATAGTTCTTTTACCTACAGCTCTTGTAAATATCAGATGCTCTAATGGTCAACAAAAGGTGGCAAGAGCACTATTAGATTCTGCTAGTCAAATGAGTCTCATTCAAAGCTCCTTTGCAAAAAATTTGCAGCTGTCCTCTCGAacacaatttgtaaatatttctggGTTAGGTAGTACCAATTGTGCTAAAAGTAGAGAAGTGCTAGATATACAATTTAGTTCTCTTGTTAACCCATCAATTAGTTTTAACGTTTCTTGTTCtgttataaacaaaataacaaataatctCCCTCAATTTTCTATATCTCCTGAGGTTCTAAAATTACATGAACATATAATACCCGAACTTGCCGACCCATTTTTCTTTAAAACTGGGCCTATAAATTTACTTCTTGGTgctgatatttattttaatttacttaaatctaatattattaatatggGACCTAGATCCCCCTCTTTAGTTGAAACTTATCTGGGTTACATTATCGCCGGTCCTATACCTAGGAGCCGCTTaaatttttcctcaaaccaaaATAATGTTTCTTATTCTTTTATTACAACTAATGATGTTCAATTCGAAAGAGAAGATGAGTTGACCCGTCGTATGGAAAGTTTCTGGGCATTAGAAACTATTCCACTATCAAAAAATCATTGTTCTAGCGAAGAACTTGCAgaacaaatattcaaaaacacCACTATTATTTTACCGTCAGGTCGTTACCAGGTCGATATGCCCTTCCTTGAAAATATGCCCACAAAATTGGGGCAGTCTTTTTGCATGGCACGCCAAAGATTTATCTCTCTTGAGAAAAAATTCAATTGTGATTCAGTTTTATTTCAAAACTATAAGAATGTTATATATGAATATCTTACTTTAAATCACGCTCCAGTAATCCCTTTATCTTTTTACAATCATCCTACtaatgaatttaaatattttatcccCCACAGAGCTGTAATACGGAAACACAGTTCAACGCCTGTGAGAGTAGTTTTTGACTTTAGTGCCCGTACTGATACCGGAGTGTCCTTAAATGACCTAACTTCAAAAGGTTACCAAGTACAGGACAATCTCTTTGACATATTATGTAGGTTCCGTTGTTTCAAATTTGTCATTTGTGCTGATATTCAAATGATGTATAGATTTATAGATATAAATCCATTACAACGTCATTTCCAAAATTTCTTATGGAGAGAAAATTCTTCTGATCCCTTCACCTGTATTCAACTTTCAAGTCTTAGTTTTGGGCAAAATTGTGCACCGTATTTGGCTACGCGTGTCTTAAAGGATATCGCTGAGAGATATCCTAACTTCCCTAATGCTCGGTATGCTCTACTTAGACAAACCTATATGGACGATATTTTGTCAGGTACTAACGATTTTTCATCTCTAGAAACAATATATTCGGAGCTTAATACTATTTTGGGCAAACACGGATTTAAGCTTCATAAATGGCAATCTAACTCTTCTGAATTTTTATCTACGATAGCACAAACTTCGTCCTACgaaattgattttaatattaatggCTCCCCTAGTAACATACTAGGATTAAAATGGAACCCTCTGTCTGACCTCTTACTTATTCGTACTACTAATATACAAGAACCTGCTGTTTTAACTAAACGCAGTATTTtatctttcatttcttctgtgtTTGTCCCCCTGGGTGTGATCAATCCGCTAATCGTGCAGGGAAAACTTATTATGCAAAAACTATGGCAATCCCAAATATCCTGGGACACGCCCATTTTTGATAATACTATTTTGCAAAGTTGGAAAAAGTTTCTTTCTTTGTTATCTGACATTTCCAATATGtctatacctagatatttaattgaGAACAAAACCATATGTTCCAGTTCCTTACATGGCTTTTGTGATGCTAGTCAACTAGCCTATGGAGCCTGTGTGTACCTTGTGGTTAGCTATAATGATAATACTTTCTCTTCAAGATTAATTGCCGCAAAGTCCCGAGTCAATCCATTAAAAAACAAACTTACAATTCCTAAATTAGAGCTGTGCTCCATGGATTTACTTGCCATCCTATCTTCTCGAATTATACAAATTTTGCATGATACTATCAAAATTGAGTCCATTAATTTATGGTCCGATTCATTAGTTGCCTTAACATGGGTTAAAAGGTCTGAATTAGAGATATCTCCTTTTGTTAAAAAACGAGTCCTTACTGTTCGTGATGATAGTAGGAATACCACATGGCGACATATCAGATCTCCGTTAAATCCCGCTGATCATTTGTCGCGTGGAAATTTTTCATCTGATGTTCGTCAATTCTGGTTTCATGGTCCTCCCTTTTTATCTCAAACCAATAATTTTGATTCTATTGATTCTTTTGAACTTCTAAATGAAGTACCTGAATGTATGCAAGTATCATTTCCCATTACTGAATCGCCAGAACAATTCTGgaaatctatatttttaaaattttcgaaatttTCTAGCATGCAAAAAGGAATCGCTTTTAGTTTTAAAGTGATTCACAAATTTAAAAAGATAAACATTTCTGGCAGTCCTTTAACAGTAGAAGAGCTTCAGAATGCccatgattttattataaaacaggtTCAAGCTTATTCTTTTTCCAATGAAATCAAACTATTACAGGAGGGAAAATCTATTTCAACTCCCAAATTACTTCCTCTTAATATCTTCCTTGATGAAAATAGCATACTCCGTGTAGGAGGTCGACttgaatataccgaattaagtTTTTCTCAGAAATTTCCCATTTTACTCCCTGAAAATGACCATGTTGTCGATCTACTAATTAATCGGGAACATATGCGTTTAGGACACAGTGGAGCTCAAAATGTCCTTGGAAATTTTCGTCTTCGATATTGGCCGTTAAATGGTATACGAAGAATTAAAACTATCATTAAAAAGTGTGTTATTTGCCATAGATTTAATGCTCAATTTGCATCACAGATAATGTCCCCTTTGCCTTTGGATCGAGTTCAACAGGCTCGTCCATTTTCTAAGACCGGAATAGATTTTGCAGGTCCTATTATGATTCGCTCCTCTAGATTAAGGAAGGCCCCTACCACTAAGGCTTATATAGCCATTTTTATATGTATGGTAACCAAGGCTATCCATATAGAACTTGTCTCCAATTTGTCCACGGAAGCTTTTATTGCTTCATTAAAACGATTTATTAGTCGTCGAGGAAATCCTCAAATAATTTACTCTGATAATGGCACCAATTTTATTGGAGCTCGTAATCAATTACGAGacttatctttatttctgaaatcCAAAGAAAATAATCACGAAATTCAGAATTTTCTTTCTTCCACTGAAATTACTTGGAAATTAATTCCTCCCAGGTCTCCACATTGGGGCGGACTCTGGGAAGCAGCTGTAAAGAGTGCTAAATTTCATTTAACCAAATTGCTCGGCAATACTTACCTTACTTTTGAAGAACTTTCAACTTTATTAGTGCAAATTGAAGCCATATTAAATAGTCGTCCCTTGTATCCCCTTTCTAACGATCCTAATGATCTCTTGCCTCTTACTCCTGGTCATTTTCTGATTGGAGCTCCCCTTACTTCTTACCCAGAAAGGGATCTTTCTAGGACCCCTACTAATCGACTTTCTTATTGGAAAGTGTGTTCCAAACTCCAACAAGAGTTTTGGAGAAAATGGTCTGTGGATTATTTGCACCGTCTACAGCATAGACCGAAATGGCAACTACCCCAACAAAACTTGGCGATCAATCAGCTAGTTCTTATACAATCTGAAGATCGCCCCCCTTTAAATTGGCCACTAGGTAGAATATTGGAATTATTGACTGGAAGGGATGGTAAAGTTCGCGCTGCACGTGTAAAAACAGCAGAAGGTGAATATGTTCGCCCCATAATAAAATTAGCACCTCTTCCAATTTCTGATTAA